A single uncultured Acetobacterium sp. DNA region contains:
- a CDS encoding PspC domain-containing protein, giving the protein MKSKKRAILAGVCAGLGEYCNISPWVFRGLFILPFVLRFLPGILSIGIYIVLAVVLPGNKRIDDQDVVEVDYEIVDDNNDEEVIDFSDGSTGKTESKEKVN; this is encoded by the coding sequence ATGAAAAGTAAAAAAAGAGCCATCCTGGCCGGCGTTTGTGCCGGTCTTGGGGAATACTGCAATATTTCCCCCTGGGTCTTTAGAGGGTTGTTCATATTGCCTTTTGTGTTGCGGTTTTTACCGGGAATACTCAGTATTGGTATCTATATTGTACTGGCGGTGGTGTTACCGGGGAACAAACGCATCGACGATCAGGACGTGGTTGAAGTGGATTATGAAATCGTCGATGATAACAATGATGAAGAAGTCATTGATTTCAGTGACGGATCCACAGGAAAAACTGAATCCAAAGAAAAGGTTAACTAA
- the tsaE gene encoding tRNA (adenosine(37)-N6)-threonylcarbamoyltransferase complex ATPase subunit type 1 TsaE, producing MLEKRIITKSSRETFDFGQHLGEAIDFPLVIFLQGEMGAGKTLFSKGFVAGMGLDDEVTSPTYTIVNEYGNPPKIFHFDLYRLQDPDELYEMGFEDYLSQGCTLLLEWPDLITEYSFEPKLEIVLTAQIDTPDQREIILKTDNQKVAQILNQILNAN from the coding sequence ATGCTGGAAAAAAGAATCATTACAAAATCAAGTCGGGAAACCTTTGATTTTGGACAACATCTGGGGGAAGCCATTGACTTCCCCCTGGTTATTTTTTTACAAGGTGAGATGGGCGCCGGGAAAACGCTGTTCTCAAAAGGTTTTGTGGCCGGGATGGGTTTAGATGATGAGGTTACCAGCCCTACCTATACGATTGTCAATGAGTACGGTAATCCACCGAAGATTTTTCACTTTGATTTATACCGTCTCCAGGACCCGGATGAACTCTACGAAATGGGTTTTGAAGATTATCTAAGTCAGGGGTGTACGCTGCTCCTGGAATGGCCGGATCTGATCACCGAGTATTCATTCGAACCCAAGTTGGAAATTGTCTTAACAGCTCAGATTGATACACCGGATCAACGGGAAATCATTTTAAAAACCGACAATCAAAAAGTAGCCCAGATTCTCAATCAGATTCTCAATGCGAATTAA